The Primulina eburnea isolate SZY01 chromosome 8, ASM2296580v1, whole genome shotgun sequence genome contains a region encoding:
- the LOC140838990 gene encoding uncharacterized protein — protein sequence MASPELVLLVGNKGGDQGTSRATQSTHLLQTQQLTDPLHSSPQGIRGNLFLEGDSSTGFKLLQQMLLSAEEAHLKGYLPTPKIFEGSNRILYGVQMMVSSFEEVTVVATKEGDQARTTQELYEQLQGELSRVRSVHKEMVAGLCDTLDTTHQQLSVAHTDLKKARDDVEFGLTREETLQRHISALESKSDSLTDEIENQMSRETAAETALAASASFLPSVS from the exons ATGGCAAGCCCGGAGCTAGTCCTCCTTGTGGGCAATAAAGGCGGAGACCAAGGCACCTCCCGAGCAACCCAATCTACTCATCTTCTTCAGACCCAACAACTCACCGATCCCCTCCACTCCAGCCCGCAAGGAATCCGAGGGAATCTTTTCTTGGAGGGAGATTCCTCCACTGGATTCAAGCTCCTTCAGCAGATGCTTCTTTCTGCTGAGGAGGCACATCTGAAGGGTTATCTCCCAACCCCCAAGATCTTTGAGGGATCTAACCGTATCCTTTAT GGTGTTCAAATGATGGTCTCGTCTTTCGAAGAAGTAACCGTGGTGGCTACAAAGGAAGGTGATCAAGCCCGGACCACCCAAGAGCTTTATGAGCAACTGCAAGGGGAATTGTCCCGGGTTCGATCAGTTCACAAAGAAATGGTCGCGGGCCTCTGCGATACTTTGGATACAACCCATCAGCAACTATCAGTGGCTCATACAGATCTGAAAAAGGCCCGGGATGACGTTGAATTCGGCCTCACTCGGGAGGAAACATTACAGAGGCATATCTCTGCCTTAGAGTCAAAGAGTGATTCTTTGACCGACGAGATAGAGAACCAAATGTCCCGGGAAACTGCTGCTGAGACTGCCCTGGCAGCCTCTGCGAGCTTCCTTCCTTCAGTCTCCTAA
- the LOC140838991 gene encoding uncharacterized protein — translation MAASLSEDNTREVLHVTRLILSTEEEVIPMQEDSWMTDLIKFIAHNKLPEDRDQAQKIKKQAPIFVLLNKILYRISYQGPLLKFLAMEEVEYVLREIHEGCCGEHLERTVLSWEAILAGFWWTSIGQNSSQVVRACEWCQHHSNFQHSPTTPMKPILAYCPFDQWALKTRLQGKEKDWVEELPSVLWAYRTTPRAPKKLLSILFMVLKQYYPWKLGNLPPG, via the exons ATGGCGGCCTCTTTGTCAGAAGACAATACTCGAGAGGTATTACATGTCACTCGGCTGATTCTCTCTACTGAGGAGGAAGTGATACCGATGCAAGAGGATTCATGGATGACAGATTTGATCAAATTCATTGCCCATAATAAATTACCCGAGGATCGAGATCAAGCCCAGAAGATCAAAAAACAAGCTCCCATATTCGTTCTTTTGAATAAAATCTTATACAGGATATCATACCAGGGACCTTTGTTAAAATTCTTAGCTATGGAAGAGGTAGAATATGTCCTCCGGGAAATACATGAGGGATGTTGCGGGGAGCATCTCGAGAGAACTGTGTTGTCCTGGGAAGCAATATTGGCCGGATTCTGGTGGACCAGCATAGGCCAAAACTCTTCCCAGGTGGTTCGAGCATGTGAATGGTGTCAACATCATTCCAACTTTCAGCACAGCCCGACCACTCCTATGAAGCCTATTTTGGCATATTGTCCCTTTGACCAATGG GCTTTGAAAACTAGATTGCAAGGAAAAGAAAAAGACTGGGTGGAGGAGCTACCTAGTGTTCTCTGGGCATACAGGACTACACCACGAGCGCCCAAGAAACTCCTTTCAATTTTGTTTATGGTTCTGAAACAGTATTACCCGTGGAAATTGGGCAATCTTCCAcccgggtag
- the LOC140838992 gene encoding uncharacterized protein produces MIFGGSTDGDSNRARKARGKRDFLEVKGARKNELVISFGPNDLQGVSLPHNDVLVIQARVSNYDVLRIFMDSGSSVNVIFKEALVQMDLQRYQLGPIEPAFSRFCWSRRLPIGRNYFAFDLGHPRNEKNCHNHFYSCGCPFIIQYYLGRPAMNELKVVASTYHQKIQFPVENQVVEVRGDQPSSRKCYVETVLVDQNKARREKKEGGRTEEVERITKKGKELVGISSLVAKHSLNIIPGSQPVKQKKKHFGLEKDKVIEVQVAGKWMMCVDFMDLNKAYPKDHYHLLQIDQPVDSNSSYELLSFVDSYQGYHQILLAKTDQDKSNISVLNESSICEAIGRNNEVYVDDILGNSREISCFIPDLEETLATLSIMRLSPTRKNASLE; encoded by the exons atgatttttggagGCTCGACGGATGGTGATTCTAATCGGGCTCGAAAGGCACGAGGTAAGAGAGATTTCTTGGAAGTCAAGGGAGCAAGGAAGAATGAATTGGTCATCAGTTTTGGCCCGAATGATCTCCAGGGAGTCAGCCTTCCACATAATGACGTCCTGGTAATCCAAGCTCGAGTTTCTAACTATGATGTCTTGAGGATCTTTATGGATTCGGGTAGTTCTGTTAACGTCATCTTCAAGGAAGCCCTAGTACAAATGGATTTACAAAGGTACCAGTTAGGGCCAATAGAACCCGCTTTTTCTCGATTTTGCTGGTCACGCCGTTTACCTATAGGGAGAAATTATTTTGCCTTTGACCTTGGGCACCCgagaaatgagaaaaattgTCATAACCACTTTTACAGTTGTGGATGCCCCTTCATCATACAATATTATCTTGGTCGACCGGCTATGAACGAACTGAAAGTTGTAGCATCCACTTATCACCAGAAGATACAATTTCCAGTCGAAAATCAGGTAGTAGAAGTACGGGGAGATCAACCCTCTTCTCGGAAATGCTATGTGGAAACAGTCCTGGTGGACCAAAACAAGGCAAGGCGGGAGAAAAAGGAAGGAGGTCGTACTGAGGAGGTGGAAAGGATAACGAAGAAGGGAAAA GAATTGGTTGGGATTTCATCCCTAGTGGCTAAGCATAGTTTGAATATCATACCGGGATCTCAGCCTGTGAAACAAAAAAAGAAACACTTTGGCCTTGAGAAAGACAAAGTGATTGAAGTGCAG GTTGCAGGAAAGTGGATGATGTGTGTAGATTTCATGGATCTTAACAAGGCTTACCCCAAGGATCATTATCATCTTCTCCAGATTGATCAGCCGGTGGATTCCAATTCTAGCTACGAATTGCTCAGTTTTGTGGACTCTTATCAGGGATACCACCAAATTCTCCTGGCCAAGACCGATCAAGACAAG AGCAACATATCAGTGCTTAATGAATCGAGTATTTGTGAAGCAATTGGAAGGAACAATGAAGTGTACGTAGATGATATACTGGGAAATTCCCGGGAGATTTCTTGTTTTATTCCTGATTTGGAAGAAACGCTTGCCACTCTCAGCATTATGAGATTAAGCCCAACCCGGAAAAATGCATCTTTGGAGTGA